A window of Rhodoligotrophos appendicifer genomic DNA:
TGGCCAGGCGCCCGGCCGCTTCCTTCGGCGTCATCAGCATCGGCGCGGTCATCAAGCCCTCTCCTTTGGCGGCATCACGCACATGGCAGGCAGTCGGCCGTCGATTGTCTTGGCGTGGCTCGACCATGTGCGGATGAGACGGGCCTGTTCGGCGAAGTCGCCGATCACCGCCAGGAGCAGGCCGATGGTGATGCAGAGCGCGACGATGAAGCATTCGGCTGGTGACCAGTGGCGCATCAGAACGGCGCCTCATCGTCAAGATCTTCATGGATAGAGCTTTGCCGCGCCGCGGTGCTGCGGCCGGCGGCGCGATCGGGATCCAGGCCGCGCTGCTCGGCATCGTACCGGCCGCCATCGTCGCGCTTGCCGCCGAGCATGGTCAGGGTGGCGTTGAAGCCCTGCAGGACCACCTCCGTCGTCCAGCGGTCGTTGCCGCTCTGGTCCTGCCATTTGCGGGTCGTCAGCTGGCCCTCGACATAGACCAGGCCGCCTTTCTTCAGATACTGCTCTGCGACTTTCACCAGGCCCTCGGTGAAGACGACGATGTTGTGCCACTCGGTGCGATCCTTGCGCTCGCCGGTAGTCTTGTCGCGCCAGCTCTCGGACGTGGCGAGGCTGAAGGAGGCGACGCCTCGGCCTTCGCGGGTGTGGCGGATCTCCGGATCCTTGCCGAGATGGCCGATGAGCTGAACCTTGTTGAGCGAGCCTGCCATCAGATTGTCTCCTTTGGAACTTCCCCTACGTCGATCATCACTGGTGGATGAACCGTGCCGAGCACGCGCAGGTGAATGGGTGCTCCTGAGACGAGCCGTTGCAGCGCCTGCACGGCCTCGACCACGTCAGTGAGCTTTTCCGTCAGCTCCTCGACCAAACGCCCGGCGTCGATCTCGCCGAGCACGTCACAAAAAGACCGGCTCATATGTCAGCTCCTCTCAGGGATGCCGGCGGCGAAGCAGAGCCGGCGATAGGTGCTCAGGAAAAGGCTTTCGGCATTGACCCAGGGGACGGGCTTCACGACGGCCCTGAACGGGCGGGGGAATCTGCCCGGGGGCGGCTCGATATCGGCCATGCAGTCGCGCCATTCGGTGGCAGCGGCTGAACCATCGGCGAGCCTGATGGCCAGTTGCGCCTCTTCGGTCTGCTCCGGCAGGTCGAGCGCCTGATAAATGGCGGCGTCGAGCGTTTCGGTCAGGACGTGCCAGACATCGGTTCCGACGACGCGGTGCAACAGTTGAATAGCCGGGGCGGTCAGGTCGCCGAGATAGGCCTCATGCGCGTCATGCATCAAGCCCTGAAGCCCAGCGAGCGGGCCCAGCTGGCGCTCGACCTCTTCTGCGACCAGGACCGAATGCTGGGCCACCGACAGCGGCACCTGCGTGGCGCCGCAATAGCGGTTGATCTTGGCCAGGTGTCTGGCGATATCGCGCAGTCGGATCTGGCTTGGCTGGGGATGGGCGAGATCGACGAAGATCCCCGACTCGGTCGGCATGACGATGGCGGTGGGGTCGATCATTCGCCGCCCTCTGGGGCTGGCTGCGGGACCGCCAATGCCCCATCACAGATGGCCCGAATCTCAACGCGCGGCTTTTCTGACAGCTTCCTGCCCCTGTTGTGGGCATGGGCTATGGCGC
This region includes:
- the ssb gene encoding single-stranded DNA-binding protein, which gives rise to MAGSLNKVQLIGHLGKDPEIRHTREGRGVASFSLATSESWRDKTTGERKDRTEWHNIVVFTEGLVKVAEQYLKKGGLVYVEGQLTTRKWQDQSGNDRWTTEVVLQGFNATLTMLGGKRDDGGRYDAEQRGLDPDRAAGRSTAARQSSIHEDLDDEAPF